A genomic stretch from Arthrobacter sp. KBS0702 includes:
- the paaC gene encoding 1,2-phenylacetyl-CoA epoxidase subunit PaaC, which translates to MEETGGHGDISVGVQGTSGSGEATASATRITPGNALRPEDIALAVSRGTAKPSEDVAEFALRLGDDALVLAQRLGHWISRAPELEEDIALGNIALDQLGHARSFLSYAGGLDGRSEDDLAYFRREHEFRSVEIFEIPNGDFAVTIARQFVVSYYQFELYRRLTESTDTTLAGIAAKAVKEVDYHRDHSAQWVQRLALGTDESREKMIHGLQVIWPYVEELFRDDELTGRLSESGAAVQPSSLRADFDRLTGEVLAAAELDVPHVQPAPGGGRRGLHSEHLGYLLAEMQVLAREFPGASW; encoded by the coding sequence GTGGAAGAAACGGGCGGCCACGGTGACATCTCCGTCGGCGTACAGGGCACGAGCGGGAGCGGCGAGGCCACGGCCAGCGCCACCCGAATCACCCCGGGCAACGCCCTCCGGCCGGAGGACATCGCCTTGGCCGTCAGCCGCGGCACCGCCAAGCCCAGCGAGGACGTCGCCGAGTTCGCGCTGCGCCTGGGCGACGACGCCCTGGTCCTCGCGCAGCGCCTTGGACACTGGATCTCCCGTGCCCCGGAGCTTGAAGAGGACATCGCCCTCGGCAACATCGCGCTGGACCAGCTGGGCCATGCCCGGTCCTTCCTCAGTTACGCCGGGGGCCTGGACGGACGCAGCGAGGATGACCTCGCCTATTTCCGCCGGGAGCACGAGTTCCGGTCCGTCGAGATCTTCGAGATCCCCAACGGCGACTTTGCGGTCACCATCGCCCGCCAGTTCGTGGTGAGCTACTACCAGTTCGAGCTGTACCGCCGGCTCACCGAATCCACGGACACCACCCTTGCCGGCATCGCCGCCAAGGCCGTCAAGGAAGTGGATTACCACCGCGACCACAGCGCGCAGTGGGTGCAGCGCCTGGCGCTCGGCACGGATGAGTCCCGCGAGAAAATGATCCACGGGCTCCAGGTCATCTGGCCCTACGTCGAGGAACTGTTCCGCGACGACGAGCTCACCGGCCGCCTCAGCGAGTCCGGCGCCGCGGTCCAGCCCTCCAGCCTGCGCGCCGATTTCGACCGGCTTACCGGCGAGGTCCTCGCCGCGGCAGAACTCGACGTTCCGCACGTCCAGCCCGCCCCGGGCGGCGGACGCCGCGGACTCCACTCGGAGCACCTTGGCTACCTGCTGGCCGAGATGCAGGTGCTGGCGCGCGAGTTCCCCGGAGCGAGCTGGTAA
- the paaB gene encoding 1,2-phenylacetyl-CoA epoxidase subunit PaaB translates to MTTPEPHAGNVWPIWEVFVRSSRGLSHVHAGSLHAPDAAMALRNARDLYTRRNEGVSIWVVPADAIASSDPDAKGAFFESPQGKDYRHATYYTKSEGVKHL, encoded by the coding sequence ATGACAACCCCCGAACCGCACGCAGGCAACGTCTGGCCCATCTGGGAGGTCTTTGTCCGCTCCAGCCGAGGCCTTTCCCACGTCCACGCCGGCTCCCTGCACGCGCCCGACGCGGCCATGGCCTTGCGCAACGCCCGCGACCTCTACACCCGCCGCAACGAGGGGGTGTCCATCTGGGTCGTCCCCGCGGACGCCATCGCCTCGTCCGACCCGGACGCCAAGGGTGCCTTCTTCGAGTCGCCGCAGGGCAAGGACTACCGGCACGCGACGTACTACACCAAGAGCGAGGGTGTGAAGCACCTGTGA
- the paaD gene encoding 1,2-phenylacetyl-CoA epoxidase subunit PaaD codes for MPEMDTKTAEQMAWDIAATVCDPEIPVLTVADLGILRNVQLFDDGGPVPAVQVTITPTYSGCPAMDAIRDDLTTAFHEAGYPHVRVELVLSPAWTTDWMSESGKAKLQEYGIAPPSGHSNAMRHAGPVRLSLAVKCPQCSSLNTKELTRFGSTSCKALYVCQECKEPFDYFKVL; via the coding sequence ATGCCGGAGATGGACACCAAAACGGCCGAGCAGATGGCCTGGGACATCGCGGCCACGGTCTGCGATCCGGAAATCCCCGTCCTCACAGTTGCGGACCTGGGGATTCTCCGGAACGTCCAGTTGTTCGACGACGGCGGCCCGGTGCCCGCCGTGCAGGTCACCATCACGCCGACCTACTCCGGCTGCCCGGCCATGGACGCCATCCGCGACGACCTCACCACGGCCTTCCATGAAGCTGGCTACCCGCACGTCCGCGTCGAACTGGTGCTGTCCCCGGCCTGGACCACGGACTGGATGAGCGAGTCCGGTAAGGCGAAGTTGCAGGAATACGGCATCGCGCCGCCCTCCGGCCATTCCAACGCGATGCGGCACGCCGGTCCGGTCCGGCTGTCCCTCGCCGTCAAGTGCCCCCAGTGTTCGTCGCTGAACACCAAGGAACTCACCCGCTTTGGTTCCACCTCCTGCAAGGCGCTCTACGTCTGCCAGGAGTGCAAGGAACCGTTCGACTACTTCAAAGTTTTGTAA
- a CDS encoding alpha-ketoacid dehydrogenase subunit beta — translation MSPTVTTSSEANGNVSAATARAAAKAAVEAEKTGPQTITLAKALNTAMADAMHADESVLVFGEDVGMLGGVFRITDGLTKTFGTSRCFDTPLAESGIVGMAVGMAMNGMRPVIEMQFDAFAYPAFEQIVSHVAKMHNRTKGTVKLPIVIRVPYAGGIGGVEHHCDSSEAYYAHTAGLKVFTPATVADGYRMLREAIDSDDPVMFMEPKKLYWSKDQVELDALRAEHAENTERGTSSEGRAAVARPGTDATLIAYGPSVPTALAAAAAAAEEGRSLEVIDVRSIVPFDDETVCASVRKTGRAVVIAEAHGFASVASEIVARVQERCFHHLAAPIRRVTGFDVPYPAPKLEHYYLPGVDRILDAVDDLQWED, via the coding sequence ATGAGCCCCACCGTCACCACCTCCTCCGAGGCGAACGGCAACGTCAGCGCCGCAACCGCCCGCGCCGCCGCCAAGGCCGCGGTGGAAGCCGAAAAGACCGGCCCGCAGACCATCACCCTTGCCAAGGCGCTCAACACCGCCATGGCCGACGCCATGCACGCCGACGAGTCCGTCCTGGTCTTCGGCGAGGACGTCGGCATGCTCGGCGGTGTCTTCCGCATCACCGACGGCCTCACCAAGACGTTCGGGACGAGCCGCTGCTTCGACACCCCGCTGGCCGAGTCCGGCATCGTGGGCATGGCCGTGGGCATGGCGATGAACGGCATGCGCCCGGTGATTGAGATGCAGTTCGACGCCTTCGCCTACCCGGCCTTCGAACAAATCGTCAGCCACGTAGCCAAGATGCACAACCGCACCAAGGGCACCGTCAAGCTGCCCATCGTCATCCGCGTCCCGTACGCCGGCGGCATCGGGGGAGTGGAGCACCACTGCGACTCCTCCGAGGCCTACTACGCCCACACTGCCGGGCTCAAGGTGTTCACTCCGGCCACGGTCGCGGACGGCTACCGGATGCTGCGCGAGGCCATCGACTCCGATGACCCGGTGATGTTCATGGAGCCCAAGAAGCTCTACTGGTCCAAGGACCAGGTGGAGCTGGACGCACTCCGCGCCGAGCACGCCGAGAACACCGAACGCGGGACCTCCTCCGAGGGCCGCGCCGCCGTCGCCCGTCCCGGCACCGACGCGACGCTGATCGCCTACGGGCCCTCCGTCCCGACGGCGCTCGCCGCCGCTGCCGCGGCCGCCGAGGAAGGCCGCTCGCTGGAGGTGATCGACGTTCGCTCGATCGTGCCGTTCGACGACGAGACGGTCTGCGCCTCGGTCCGCAAGACCGGCCGCGCGGTGGTCATCGCCGAGGCGCACGGCTTCGCGTCCGTGGCCTCGGAAATCGTGGCCCGGGTCCAGGAACGCTGTTTCCACCACCTGGCCGCCCCGATCCGGCGGGTCACCGGCTTCGACGTGCCGTATCCGGCGCCGAAACTTGAGCACTACTACCTGCCCGGTGTGGACCGCATCCTCGACGCCGTAGACGATCTCCAGTGGGAAGACTGA
- the paaE gene encoding 1,2-phenylacetyl-CoA epoxidase subunit PaaE — MTVVRQTAAETAAATGRRRASFHALAVDEVRRLTDDAIEVTFGVPAELAGQFDYLPGQYVALRTTLPDESGEPKEVRRSYSICAEPRSFADGSSEIRVAIKKDLGGVFSTWANAELKAGDVLDVMSPMGAFVSKHGRDGKEQNLMNSMNHPEEMANAMAGEPGSFVAIAAGSGITPVIAIARTLLAAHPDTRFDLIYANKAAMDVMFLEELADLKDKYPSRLALHHVLSREQRIAPLLSGRIDAEKLQSLLGTAIHADDVDEWFLCGPFELVQLCRDTLAARGVDPDHIRFELFTTGKPDRPEGNAGRPVVVDESQATYKITFKLDGLQGEVASPTHARESILNAALRVRPDVPFACAGGVCGTCRAKVVTGSVTMDENYALEQDELDKGYVLTCQSHPTTPEVTVDFDV, encoded by the coding sequence ATGACTGTTGTCCGCCAGACCGCCGCTGAAACGGCTGCAGCCACCGGCCGCCGTCGCGCGTCCTTCCACGCACTGGCGGTGGACGAGGTCCGCCGCCTCACCGACGACGCGATCGAGGTCACCTTCGGCGTCCCGGCCGAGCTGGCGGGACAGTTCGACTACCTGCCGGGCCAGTACGTCGCGCTACGCACCACCTTGCCGGATGAGTCGGGCGAGCCGAAGGAAGTCCGCCGCAGCTACTCGATCTGCGCGGAGCCGCGCAGCTTCGCCGACGGCAGCAGCGAAATCCGTGTCGCCATCAAAAAGGACCTGGGCGGCGTGTTCTCGACCTGGGCGAACGCTGAACTCAAGGCCGGCGACGTCCTGGACGTGATGAGCCCGATGGGCGCCTTCGTGTCCAAGCACGGCCGGGACGGCAAAGAGCAGAACCTGATGAACTCGATGAACCACCCGGAGGAGATGGCCAACGCAATGGCGGGGGAGCCCGGCTCCTTCGTCGCGATCGCGGCCGGCTCCGGCATCACCCCGGTCATCGCGATTGCCCGCACCCTGCTCGCGGCGCATCCGGACACCCGCTTCGACCTGATCTACGCCAACAAGGCCGCCATGGATGTCATGTTCCTCGAGGAGCTTGCCGACCTGAAGGACAAGTACCCGTCCCGGCTCGCCCTGCACCATGTGCTTTCCCGCGAACAGCGCATCGCGCCGCTGCTCAGCGGCCGGATCGACGCGGAGAAGCTGCAGTCCCTGCTGGGGACCGCCATCCACGCCGACGACGTCGACGAGTGGTTCCTGTGCGGCCCGTTCGAACTGGTCCAGCTGTGCCGTGACACCCTGGCGGCGCGCGGCGTCGATCCGGACCACATCCGCTTCGAACTGTTCACCACCGGCAAGCCGGACCGCCCCGAGGGCAACGCCGGCCGTCCGGTGGTGGTGGACGAGTCTCAGGCCACGTACAAGATCACCTTCAAGCTCGACGGCCTCCAGGGTGAGGTCGCCAGCCCCACGCACGCCCGCGAATCGATCCTGAACGCGGCGCTGCGGGTCCGCCCGGACGTTCCGTTCGCCTGTGCCGGCGGGGTCTGCGGCACCTGCCGCGCCAAGGTGGTCACCGGCTCGGTCACGATGGACGAGAACTACGCCCTGGAGCAGGATGAACTGGACAAGGGCTACGTGCTGACCTGCCAGTCCCATCCCACCACTCCCGAAGTCACCGTCGACTTCGACGTCTAA
- the galU gene encoding UTP--glucose-1-phosphate uridylyltransferase GalU yields the protein MTLGKPVRKAVIPAAGLGTRFLPATKAMPKEMLPVVDQPAIQYVVEEAMRAGLSDLLMITGRQKRALEDHFDREPTLERTLEEKGDLDRLEAVRYASSLGPLHYLRQGDPKGLGHAVLCARQHVGDEPFAVLLGDDLIDERDELLTAMMDVQQKTGGSVIALIEVDPSQISAYGCADISPVPGEDHFRVNRLVEKPSPGEAPSNLAVIGRYVLHPAVFDVLEDTGPGRGGEIQLTDALQVLATSDAEGGGVHGVIFRGRRYDTGDKLSYLKAVISIASERVEFGEELKTWLKAFIN from the coding sequence ATGACTTTGGGGAAACCGGTTCGAAAAGCTGTCATACCCGCGGCCGGTCTGGGGACACGCTTCCTGCCGGCTACGAAGGCGATGCCCAAGGAAATGCTGCCGGTGGTGGACCAGCCGGCCATCCAGTACGTCGTCGAAGAGGCGATGAGGGCCGGCCTGAGCGATTTGCTGATGATCACCGGCCGGCAGAAGCGTGCCCTGGAGGACCATTTCGACCGGGAGCCCACCCTCGAACGGACACTTGAGGAGAAGGGCGACCTGGACCGGCTCGAAGCGGTCAGGTACGCCTCCAGCCTCGGTCCGCTCCACTACCTCCGGCAGGGCGACCCGAAGGGGCTCGGGCACGCCGTCCTTTGCGCCCGCCAGCACGTGGGCGATGAGCCTTTTGCGGTACTGCTGGGCGATGACCTGATCGACGAACGCGATGAGCTGCTCACCGCCATGATGGACGTGCAGCAGAAGACCGGCGGGTCCGTGATCGCCCTGATCGAGGTGGACCCGTCGCAGATCAGCGCTTACGGCTGCGCGGATATTTCGCCGGTGCCGGGCGAGGACCACTTCAGGGTCAACCGCCTGGTCGAGAAGCCTTCCCCGGGGGAAGCGCCGTCGAACCTGGCCGTCATCGGCCGCTATGTGCTGCACCCGGCCGTTTTTGATGTCCTGGAGGACACCGGGCCCGGCCGCGGCGGGGAAATCCAGCTCACCGACGCCCTGCAGGTGCTCGCCACCTCCGACGCCGAGGGCGGCGGGGTCCACGGCGTCATCTTCCGCGGGCGCCGCTACGACACCGGCGACAAGCTCAGCTACCTCAAGGCCGTCATCTCGATCGCCTCCGAGCGCGTCGAGTTCGGCGAGGAGCTCAAGACCTGGCTCAAGGCCTTCATCAACTGA
- a CDS encoding enoyl-CoA hydratase/isomerase family protein, with amino-acid sequence MISLTIADAVAEIVLDAPQKLNSLDEQALQELALAYDDAAEAATRGEVRALLLRGEGRAFCAGRDIAGVTPESDDAQAYLGGLVQPLLKKMSAFPAPTFAAAQGACLGVGLGLLLATDVVYVAENAKFGSPFAKLGATLDSGGHWYFNERLGMHRTLDLIYTAELMSGAEAVAQGLFSRAMPADELLETTRGIVAKVATGATGAFNASKELVAHLRDQRLGLWEAMEEENAEQARLCKSDDYAEGFRAFQEKRTPVFKG; translated from the coding sequence ATGATTTCCCTGACCATCGCCGACGCCGTCGCCGAGATCGTCCTGGACGCACCGCAGAAGCTGAACTCGCTGGACGAACAGGCGCTGCAGGAGTTGGCGCTGGCGTATGACGACGCCGCCGAAGCCGCCACGCGCGGCGAGGTGCGGGCGCTGCTGCTCCGCGGCGAAGGCCGGGCCTTTTGCGCCGGCAGGGACATCGCAGGCGTGACTCCGGAGAGCGACGACGCGCAGGCCTACCTGGGCGGGCTGGTCCAGCCGCTGCTGAAGAAGATGAGCGCCTTCCCGGCCCCCACCTTCGCCGCCGCGCAGGGCGCCTGCCTCGGCGTGGGGCTCGGTCTGCTGCTGGCCACGGACGTGGTGTACGTCGCCGAGAATGCCAAGTTCGGCTCCCCCTTCGCCAAGCTGGGCGCCACGCTGGACTCCGGCGGGCACTGGTACTTCAACGAGCGGCTCGGCATGCACCGCACCCTGGACCTGATCTACACCGCTGAGCTCATGAGTGGCGCCGAGGCCGTGGCGCAGGGCCTGTTCAGCCGGGCCATGCCCGCGGACGAACTGCTGGAGACCACCCGCGGGATCGTCGCTAAGGTGGCTACCGGCGCTACCGGCGCGTTCAACGCCAGCAAGGAGTTGGTGGCGCACCTCCGGGACCAGCGTCTCGGCCTCTGGGAAGCCATGGAAGAGGAGAACGCCGAGCAGGCCCGTCTCTGCAAGAGCGATGACTATGCCGAGGGGTTCCGGGCCTTCCAGGAGAAGCGCACCCCGGTTTTCAAGGGCTGA
- a CDS encoding Lrp/AsnC family transcriptional regulator → MAGTDPEQAVPLDDVDRNIIAELTRDGRMSVTQVAENVHISRAHAYTRIARLTGEGVLTKFTALVDPIKAGLKSSAYVTLKVRQHSWRELRELLRAIPEVHHIALVGGDFDVILLVRAVDNVDLRRVIFDQLQSMPGVLDTQTFLVFEDLDTR, encoded by the coding sequence ATGGCAGGCACGGATCCGGAGCAGGCGGTACCGCTGGACGACGTGGACCGGAACATCATTGCGGAACTGACCCGGGACGGGCGGATGTCCGTGACCCAGGTAGCCGAAAACGTCCACATTTCCCGCGCCCACGCTTATACCCGGATTGCCCGGCTGACCGGCGAAGGGGTCCTGACCAAGTTCACCGCCCTCGTGGACCCGATCAAGGCCGGCCTGAAGTCCTCCGCCTACGTGACTCTCAAGGTTCGCCAGCATTCCTGGCGCGAACTGCGGGAACTGCTCCGGGCGATCCCCGAGGTCCACCACATCGCCCTCGTCGGCGGGGACTTCGACGTGATCCTGCTGGTCCGCGCGGTGGACAACGTTGACCTGCGCCGGGTTATTTTCGACCAGTTGCAGTCCATGCCCGGCGTTCTGGACACCCAGACGTTCCTGGTCTTCGAGGATCTGGATACCCGGTAG
- the pdhA gene encoding pyruvate dehydrogenase (acetyl-transferring) E1 component subunit alpha — MTISADHTAQQPATEPTPAAPAENAASEAVRKFGITVEDYMLPARHPIQIVGPDGALNADTEQGAQPGHEYSLPGDAELLAAYEQLVVGRRVNDQNSALVRQGRMAVYPSSHGQEACQVAAALCLSEGDWMFPTYRDSVAVMARGVDPVQTMTLFRGDWHGGYDPAKHKVGIQCTPLTTQLLHAVGVAHAAKLRGEDTVVLAMCGDGATSEGDFHEALNFAAVFHLPVVFFVQNNQYAISVPLAHQSVAPSLAHKAVGYGMAGERVDGNDVVALLAVLGRAVRLAREGSGPLLVEAHTYRMQAHTNADDATRYRQDSEVAEWVAKDPLSRMKTYLTDRGLLDDDGAARIADKAETVATQLRDGLSEDVPVEPLDLFKYVFSTPTPQLKEQSAMLADELSREEAAK; from the coding sequence ATGACGATCTCCGCAGACCACACTGCGCAGCAGCCCGCGACCGAGCCGACGCCCGCTGCCCCGGCGGAAAACGCCGCCAGCGAGGCCGTGCGCAAGTTCGGCATCACGGTCGAGGACTACATGCTCCCGGCCCGGCACCCAATCCAGATCGTTGGCCCGGACGGCGCGCTGAACGCGGACACCGAGCAGGGCGCCCAGCCCGGCCACGAGTACAGCCTCCCTGGGGACGCGGAGTTGCTGGCCGCCTACGAGCAGCTCGTCGTCGGACGCCGCGTCAACGACCAGAACTCCGCCCTGGTGCGGCAGGGCCGGATGGCTGTCTATCCCTCCAGCCACGGCCAGGAAGCATGCCAGGTTGCGGCGGCGCTGTGCCTGTCCGAAGGCGACTGGATGTTCCCCACCTACCGCGACTCGGTGGCCGTCATGGCCCGCGGCGTCGATCCGGTCCAGACCATGACGCTGTTCCGCGGCGACTGGCACGGCGGCTACGACCCGGCCAAGCACAAGGTCGGCATCCAGTGCACCCCGCTGACCACCCAGCTGCTGCACGCCGTCGGCGTCGCCCACGCGGCCAAGCTCCGCGGCGAGGACACCGTGGTCCTGGCCATGTGCGGCGACGGCGCGACCAGTGAGGGGGACTTCCACGAGGCGCTGAACTTCGCCGCGGTGTTCCACCTGCCCGTGGTCTTCTTCGTCCAGAACAACCAGTACGCCATCTCCGTGCCCCTCGCGCACCAGTCGGTGGCGCCGTCGCTGGCGCACAAGGCCGTCGGTTACGGCATGGCCGGCGAACGCGTGGACGGCAACGACGTTGTGGCCCTGCTCGCCGTGCTCGGCCGGGCCGTGAGGCTTGCCCGCGAGGGCTCCGGCCCGCTACTGGTGGAGGCCCACACCTACCGGATGCAGGCCCACACCAACGCCGACGACGCCACCCGCTACCGCCAGGACAGCGAAGTGGCCGAATGGGTGGCCAAGGACCCGCTGAGCCGGATGAAGACCTATCTCACCGACCGCGGCCTGCTCGACGACGACGGCGCAGCGCGGATCGCCGACAAGGCCGAAACGGTCGCCACCCAGCTGCGCGACGGCCTGAGCGAAGACGTCCCGGTGGAACCCCTGGACCTCTTCAAATACGTCTTCTCCACGCCCACGCCCCAGTTGAAGGAACAGTCCGCCATGCTCGCCGATGAGCTCTCCCGGGAAGAGGCAGCGAAATGA
- a CDS encoding dihydrolipoamide acetyltransferase family protein, which produces MSEPKVFLLPDLGEGLTEAELVSWLVAVGDEIRVDQPIAEVETAKSMVEVPSPYAGTVAVLHGEPGQTLDVGKPLISVTPVGASNASIAARGAAADDAAPAPSPDGIAASSMPSGSGRPDATPGAASSAPAGNAVDSPAGVAGSPAADLSPDSPVGAPSPAAEVYREEEKAGSGNVLIGYGTPGGHGVARRTRAPKRGAVQVSAAEKAADDLLLMRTRVPGKLGAVISPLVRRMARDHGVDLGELQGSGTSGLIMRRDVEAAIKPAPVVERPEAPAGTPVAAPVQAGGTDARTGLGIAGRTPVRGVRKAVAANMARSRSEIPEATVWVDVDATALVDMRAALKKADPHNTPGLLAFIARFVTAGLKKFPELNTRIVTTEDTTGGASQEIVAFDGVNLGFAAQTDRGLMVPSVRNADKLSARELDAEIRRLTAVVRDGKATPAELGSGTFTLNNYGVFGVDGSAAIINHPEVGILGVGRIIDKPWVVNGELAVRKVTELTLTFDHRVCDGGTAGGFLRYVADAIENPGSVLADL; this is translated from the coding sequence ATGAGCGAACCGAAAGTATTCCTCCTGCCTGACCTGGGCGAGGGCCTCACCGAAGCCGAACTCGTCAGCTGGCTCGTGGCCGTGGGTGACGAGATCCGCGTGGACCAGCCGATCGCCGAGGTGGAGACCGCCAAGTCCATGGTCGAGGTCCCTTCGCCGTACGCCGGGACCGTGGCCGTGCTGCACGGCGAGCCCGGGCAGACGCTCGACGTCGGGAAGCCGCTGATCTCGGTGACTCCGGTTGGGGCTTCCAATGCTTCCATTGCGGCCCGGGGGGCCGCCGCGGATGATGCCGCCCCCGCCCCTTCGCCGGACGGCATTGCTGCAAGCAGCATGCCGTCCGGCTCCGGAAGGCCCGATGCCACTCCCGGGGCGGCATCATCCGCGCCGGCCGGGAACGCTGTCGACTCACCTGCCGGTGTTGCCGGTTCGCCTGCTGCTGATTTGTCGCCTGATTCGCCTGTTGGTGCTCCCTCTCCTGCCGCCGAGGTGTATCGCGAGGAGGAGAAGGCTGGGTCCGGGAATGTCCTGATCGGGTACGGCACTCCGGGCGGGCATGGGGTTGCGCGGCGGACTCGGGCTCCGAAGCGGGGGGCGGTCCAGGTGTCGGCGGCCGAGAAGGCTGCTGACGACCTTTTGCTGATGCGGACCCGGGTTCCCGGGAAGCTGGGGGCTGTGATTTCGCCGCTGGTCCGGCGGATGGCGCGGGACCACGGGGTTGATTTGGGGGAACTGCAGGGCTCGGGCACCAGCGGGCTGATCATGCGGCGCGACGTCGAGGCCGCCATCAAGCCGGCTCCGGTGGTTGAGCGCCCGGAGGCGCCGGCCGGAACCCCCGTTGCCGCTCCGGTCCAGGCTGGCGGCACGGACGCGCGGACCGGCCTAGGCATTGCCGGCCGGACCCCGGTGCGCGGTGTGCGCAAGGCCGTCGCGGCGAACATGGCGCGCAGCCGGTCCGAGATCCCGGAGGCCACCGTCTGGGTGGACGTGGACGCCACGGCGCTCGTCGACATGCGGGCCGCGCTGAAGAAGGCCGACCCGCACAACACACCCGGGCTGCTGGCGTTCATCGCCCGGTTCGTGACCGCCGGACTCAAGAAGTTCCCGGAGCTGAACACCCGGATCGTCACCACCGAGGACACCACCGGCGGGGCATCGCAGGAGATTGTGGCCTTCGACGGCGTCAACCTCGGCTTCGCCGCCCAGACGGACCGCGGCCTGATGGTCCCCTCGGTGCGCAACGCGGACAAACTCAGCGCCCGGGAACTGGACGCGGAGATCCGGCGCCTCACCGCCGTCGTCCGCGACGGCAAGGCCACGCCCGCGGAACTGGGCAGCGGCACGTTCACGCTAAACAACTACGGCGTCTTCGGCGTCGACGGCTCGGCGGCGATCATCAACCACCCGGAGGTGGGAATCCTCGGCGTCGGGCGGATCATCGACAAGCCCTGGGTGGTCAACGGTGAGCTCGCCGTCCGGAAGGTCACCGAGCTGACGCTTACCTTCGACCACCGCGTCTGCGACGGCGGGACCGCCGGCGGCTTCCTGCGCTACGTGGCCGACGCGATCGAAAACCCGGGGTCGGTGCTGGCCGATCTCTGA
- a CDS encoding acyltransferase family protein translates to MGGINLSVEHGLRTNETRRVKLPWVDFAKGLCMVLVVLFHSALFMETQVNGDVVGFWWPVSEALSPIRMPLFFFISGLLSVSALGKRVGESRQRTIGLYYVYLIWTFLFLMRLWLPLSRNGAPAPSAGDLVLSLLLPTSFWYLYALPVFFLASWLLTRALGRFSAYALIPLAILSALSPLLEPLTQSVITAPLDALKVPSLATHFVWFYLGVHGRSLWDRLMASASYGRLALAGAAYAALVAPMMLFDLKLGLKVPLSCLALFGMAQVVALVRMDARVPRWLQNLGSQTLPVYIFHIFLISVISALVKVSGLLSLLQSNLQLSNALLPPLLTVPIVVVTVWLGKLIRSGPLWWLLQAPPALLGRRPARTAVAAEAAGPAQAGPVS, encoded by the coding sequence ATGGGGGGGATTAACCTGTCCGTCGAGCATGGTCTGCGCACGAATGAAACGCGCCGGGTGAAGCTGCCGTGGGTGGATTTCGCCAAGGGTCTCTGCATGGTGCTGGTGGTGTTGTTCCACTCGGCCCTTTTCATGGAAACACAGGTCAACGGCGACGTGGTGGGCTTCTGGTGGCCGGTCAGCGAAGCGTTGAGCCCGATCCGGATGCCGCTCTTCTTTTTCATCTCCGGTCTGCTCAGTGTGAGCGCCTTGGGCAAGAGGGTGGGCGAGTCCCGGCAGCGCACGATCGGCCTCTACTACGTCTACCTCATCTGGACGTTCCTGTTCCTGATGCGGCTCTGGCTGCCGCTCTCGCGCAACGGCGCCCCGGCCCCGTCCGCCGGCGACCTGGTCCTGAGCCTGCTGCTCCCGACGTCGTTCTGGTATCTGTATGCGCTGCCGGTCTTCTTCCTGGCCTCCTGGCTCCTGACCCGGGCGCTGGGCCGCTTCAGCGCCTACGCCCTGATCCCCTTGGCGATCCTGAGCGCCCTCTCGCCGCTGCTGGAGCCGCTGACGCAGTCGGTCATCACGGCTCCGCTGGACGCCCTGAAGGTCCCCTCGCTGGCAACCCATTTCGTCTGGTTCTACCTCGGGGTGCACGGCAGGAGCCTCTGGGACCGGCTGATGGCGTCGGCCTCGTACGGCCGGCTGGCCCTCGCCGGCGCCGCGTATGCCGCGCTCGTGGCCCCCATGATGCTTTTCGACCTGAAGCTTGGACTGAAGGTGCCGCTGTCCTGCCTGGCGCTGTTCGGCATGGCCCAGGTGGTTGCCCTGGTGCGGATGGACGCGCGGGTCCCCCGCTGGCTGCAGAATCTCGGCAGCCAGACGCTGCCGGTCTACATCTTCCACATCTTCCTGATCTCGGTGATCAGCGCCCTGGTCAAAGTCAGCGGCCTGCTGTCCCTGTTGCAGTCGAACCTGCAGCTCTCGAACGCGTTGCTTCCGCCCCTGCTGACGGTCCCGATCGTGGTGGTCACGGTGTGGCTCGGGAAGCTGATCCGGTCCGGTCCGCTCTGGTGGCTGCTCCAGGCGCCGCCGGCACTGCTGGGACGCAGGCCGGCCCGGACGGCGGTGGCGGCCGAGGCGGCCGGCCCGGCGCAGGCGGGGCCCGTCAGTTGA